The window TCACCGAGAATTAACGGTCACAGAGGAATGAACGGTTACTCTACCATGGATCCAGGTGACAGGCTCGATTTCAATGGGTTTGATGAAAAGGTGAGGTTGGAAGATTGGAGACGGTATTTTCATTGCTTGGTGGTTCAAGTGATGATTGACATGGTCATGAGTGAAATGATAGTTCTCTATGATAATGCTCAGATAACGTGTGCTTGATACATAGTAATCTTAGCTGGTTTGTTTCCTAACACTTTCAACAGATGACTCTTTTTGTTCCATAACAAATCGAAATTAAACTAATGTGCATTTCTGTTCTTGACCAAAGAGCCTATTCAAGGAAACTACATTTTTCCTTTTGTGGCAAACTCAAGAAAACTAACCCTTTAatatgtttcctatctatttccAGGGTAATGGAAACTTGTCGGACACTGAGCAGCCAAATTCGGCACGATCTGGTCGCACGGACACATCTGATTGGCTCTCCTCTTCGTCGGGATCAGTCCACGCGTATAACGTCGCGAGAGGAAATGACGAAATCGCCGACAGTGGCGTGGATACGGAATTAGCCGAGGCAATCAAAAATAAGGTgtctgaacattttgaaattgacagtCAGCAGAATACGCCTCGTGTTGAGGAGAATCCTGGCGATGTCACGTTAACGGGACAGACGAACTCTGGTCTTGGCATGTGTAAATCCATGAGTAATGACGATCTTCTAACGATGCTTGAAGCCATCGGCCACCAGGGGAAAACGTTAAGGGATGAATTAATTAATCGTGAGCAAGAACTGATGTTAATGCAAGTTCAGAGTGACGATTCGAACATGGGTTTGGGCTTGGCTCAGAAATACGAAGAAGACGTTGAGTTTTTAAAACGTGAAAATGAAAAACTAGCTAAGGAAGTGGCCAGTGCTAAAACTGCTGTATTGCCAGAACGTGAAATCGTGAACACGCTTCTCTCTGAAATTGGCGTTATGAGAGAGAAAATGGACGCTGTAGAAACGACAGCGTTGAGTCCGAGAGATAATAATTCACCGCGGTTGGATTTAGATAGTGGTTTTAAGGAAAGTGTGCAACGGTTGAGTCACAGTATGGATAATTTAGATCAAAAGTTAGGCATGATCAACCAGGGGAGTAACTCGACGAGTGTGGACTCACTTCATGACCGGGGGTCGCTATTTGCCAGTAGTCCAGAGACGAAACCGCCAAGTGGTGCATTCAAACATGCTGAGTTGAGATGGCATGACCAGGAGAAGGCTCTGAAAGAGCAGGTAAGTTGACCCTTTTACTACCGGTGCATGGTAGTGCAGTGCATACAGAAATGTCGCCATATTGCTTGCACATGGTAGTGTGGGGAAGCCTACAGTGCATTCTCTATCGTGAGGCCTATATAAACGTGATCGGAAGTAGGACTTCCGTTAACCCCTGAAACCTATCTTTGCACTTTAAAATGATGAAAGGATCCTTGGTAATTTGAAATCTCTTTCAGAGCTACCTTTAAAGGGACCCtccaaaaaattatcaaaacacAAACCGAGTATACTCTCTTTGTAGCATCAAAGAGTTAAGTACTGAGATCACACCAACTTTTAACCAACTACATGATCAAAATGATTATTTGTTCTTATTCAACAGATAGCTGCACAGAGACGAAAAATAAACGAATTAGAATCAATGGTCACACTTACAAAGAACGACAACAAGGACCTTCAGAAGAAACTCGACAAGGCGAGTACGAACATAGCAAATCGGGTGAACGAGATGGACGCCATGATCAACGAGACGAGAAACGAAATGGACACGATCCAAATGGAAAATGACGAACTGAAGGAATATCGCAAAAAGGACAAACAAACTATGAAGAAGTTGGAAGAAGATATTGAGACGTTGGAGAAGAAGATTGGAAATCTCCAGAGAGAGAATAGTAGTTTGACTGATCAACTGCAGGTATGATCCTGGTGTCCAAATTGGCCTATAATTCATAGTATCATTCAACACATTCTACATACCTTGCTCTGACTGTAGAAAACAATGTTGTTTGACTTTTGGCGTCAATTATCCAGTTAGGGTTTCAGATCATATGTTTAAGGGGttggttatacatgtacttcaacttTCTTTGTGTGATACATTTGAACTTTGCTTATGACAAAAGGTACTATTCAAGTATTTTTTGATTAGACTTCATACTTCATCAATTTGATTTGAACCGGTTTCAACCTCACCCCTTCTCCTGATTTCAGGCGAATATGAAGAAATCACAGGCACTTGAGGGAACCCCTGGTCGACTAGAAGCGCTCACGAAAGAAAACACAACTCTGAAGGAAAAGTTAGCTGCTGCTggtgaagaaaagaaacaacTTCAACAGGTCAGGGCAAAGATTTCTGGAGGAAATAAGTGCCAATAATATAATCAGTGTTGAGAAAGGGTTGACTTAAGTTTGACTTTGATGATATAGTTCTCAGAGTTCTCAGATTTGTCATAAATTTCTTTTGCTGAACTATATTGAATGTTTCTTGCCGTTTCTTTAAatgttgattttgataattCCAGGATTGTACGAAGTACATCCAGAGATGCCGTGAAGTCGAGAGTAGGGCGAGCCGAAATTCCTCACCACAGAAAACCGCCCCAGAGCATAGTCCGTCAAAGTCTAGCAGACCAGATAGTCCTACAAAACAGAACACATCATCAATGAGTAGTCCTGTGAAACAGAGTACATCAGCAAGCAGGAGTCCTTTGAAACAGAACCCGCCTGCTACGAGTAGTCCTGTGAAACCAAACCAGTTTGTCACAAGTACTCCGGTAAAACACAATGTTCCAGTCTCCGGTAGTTCTGCTAAATCGAACAATGGTGCCCCATCAGTTGTGACTAATGGTCATCCACATAATCCAGCTATGGTTCGGGCTGCAGCGATGACGGATGTTGTAAGTTCACCGAGCGTGTCACCAATATCAACTCTAAAACATGACCCACGAAATGTGGATGACCAAAGGAAGTCAACGTCATCTCCAACGAAATATATCGCAGAAAAACCAAACAGGTATGTGCAGGGACATTTACGCGAGGAAGTAAGTCCTGAAAGACCGAGTCTTAATCCAGGGAATAGGTATCAGCACCATGAACGCATCATGATCCAAGCAAAGCATGCAATGCATGAGGCAGAGAATAATCCACCGGTTATAGAAAAGAAAGAGCAGCCAATTGATTTAGCGGAATTGTCGCTAAAATACCCTGAACTTGATCGATACAGTCACAAGGCATGGCCTGATGAGTTGACAAGAGTTTCACCTGAGGAACAGAGTTTTGAGGAGGTTGTTGAGCGAGTTTCTGCGGTCAGTAAGACATTAGACTCAGAGATGGAAAAATCTATACATTTGTATCAAAAGATGCAGACACCAAAGGTTCAGCCGATTTCTCGGGTGAGGTTGAGATCGGATGAATCTGTAAGGTCGTCGGAAAGAAGCTCGGAGCCTCGTAGAACGAGTGCTGATGAGCGAAGGGGCGATTCGGAGCACAGATACACTCCTCCACCAAGACGTACTAGGGAAGAGAGGCCGGAGTCATCGAAGCTTGGTCATAGGAGGACTCACTCCGCTTCTGGAGAGAAACCAGAAAAGTCTGTGGCAGTAGATGAGTCGAGTCGCCACAGGCAAAAGCAGTTTGGGTCACTACAGAATCTTTCATCACGTGATAGATCTGCTCATCATGCTGTTGATCATAGGAACGGTCCAAGTGGTGATGCCACAGCTTCTTCAGGCAGGCCAGTATATAGGGCGTCCAGTGCTGAGCGATTGGCCAACAGGGGTCCCCCAGCAAGGGCACATCAGGAATCAACCCCCTCAAGGACTTCACCTCAGGAACCCAATGTCCAGACCCCAAGCAGAAGTTCAGATATCCGTAACATTTTGCAGAAAAGGTTTGGCAGTGCTCCTCTTCCCCCACGAATGAGTGCAGCTATGAGGGTGAGAAAGTCGGACGAAAGTACCCCCACCAGACCTAGTGGACAGTATTCTGATAGCAGACCTACTGGTCATAGAGGGACCGCCCCCGTCAAAGTTGTTCATGCACCACATGAAGCAGTTCATCAGGAACAGTATCAACAAACACCGTTATCAGCTTGGAATGATGATAGCAATGATAGGCCTAGGGATCGACAGAGAAATCGGGAATCTATGCCCAGACGACGGATGTACCAGAATGAAGAGGAATCTCGGCCATCAAGGTCAGAGGAGAGAAATCCTGTTGGAAGTAGGCATGAGTCAGGCCTAAAGTATCGAGATCATATGCCGAATAGAGAATCTGACAGGTATGTGAGCCGGGAGCAGTTTGACGTCAGGGATCAAAGGCAACCGCAAACAACACCTCCAGTGATCATGGTAACGCCGCCTGATGAGCAGTTGAAGGAGGTACCTCGGGCTCGCCAGTACAGGAGATTCTCCGGGTCAGGACCAGATACCGAGACGCGTAGAGCAGAGGAATCAGAGAGTCCTGTGTATTCAAGAGATCGGGATGGCAGGCCTCCCTCATCCCATCGGAGAACACCAGAGATGCAGCAAAGAAATCAAGCACCAGAGAGGCAGCAGACAAGACCACGGTCACAGACGCCCCAGAGATCACCCGCAAAACAGAGTCAAGATAGCGGTGTACGTGAACGCCATCCTTCCTCACCGCCTAGATTGAGAGGACAGGGCGACCAACCCACAAGACAACAAGATATGTACGAAACAGGCCAGTTGGTGAATTGGCGAGATGTGGCGCGGGACTATGGTGTTGACGTGAACGATGATGACTACCCGTATTTCGGCGTCATGAACAATGAACCACAAGTCCAACAGGCTAATGTTCCTCAGTATAAGGATTATGATGACCCGAGTGGGGAGCCTGTAGTTGCGAGCTCTGACGCCGATCTTGTGATGGATGCAAATGGGATTTATCGAGAAATTCCAGAACCCTCTCCAAAAAAACCTCTGTATCAGTCTCATAGACGGGCTGCCTCTTTGGATAATAGGAATCGTTCGGGTCCATCTCGGAACCAGAATTCTTATGGAAAGTATAATGGAGATTCTGAGTTAAATAACAATGCTGCTCCACCCTCTGCACCTCTGAAGGGTAATCCACAACTGCGGGATTCTCCGACCCACAGATCTGCCTCCAGTATCGGCCAAATGTCCTCGGTTAGCCGGACGGAGCCCGAACCAACAGAGATACCAGCGTATAACACAAACGAGTAAGTAGAATGAAGTCCCAGCGTGGCAATCCTGGAGCCACGTGCTCTAGTGTCTGATCTGGTCTGTTGCACTGGCACCTTCCTGATTGGGGcatgttcatcctcttgagGTTGGCAGTGGCCTGTTTGACACAAGGGAGGTAGTTGCTCTTCTCTTTCCATGTCTAGGAGAATTAAGGAATAAAAAATCCCCACATATTGCTGGAGGCAGCTGGATTCTTACACCTTGAATTTTGTGCATAAATATATCTCCTTTCTGTGATACGAACTGATTTCTCAAGAAGCTTATGTCTGTTTCTTCTTTTCCAGTCAAATTCCGCCAAAGCTC is drawn from Lineus longissimus chromosome 1, tnLinLong1.2, whole genome shotgun sequence and contains these coding sequences:
- the LOC135487207 gene encoding uncharacterized protein LOC135487207 isoform X2 translates to MSGRGISVVQLYHAWLNSILNEEDLHIANLTELQDGVTLYHLIGILYPDSKDDHKFQASREKIAIQRLQGVLDLLYRNGVKISVGAHEILQGDTKALLDVLWGIILNFFIHTPERPPTQRTVRVAKRNLLDWCKQQQPDLAFNIHASLGKNFGKSDVLARIISTNCRVEESEELIEYLSNAVSATEDQLGIDKDILNPVDIIDGTIDEHALLVYLALVKRKSQLKGKSNDPTSTIPNGIPEVLNNPVLLNTNNLRRSPSPKPTSLRNSPTPETDSPRNSPIPKAASPRNSPIPKAASPRNSPIPKEASHRNSPIPKAASPRNSPIPKADSPRNSPAPKTDSPRNSPAPKTDSPRNSPIPKAASLRNSPIPVHRPVSPRQETSTPTEVCRPSPRYSLLNKVELDFDDNPITFEVPSSSTPRSSLTSPRRSPVPSPNRPLSPATNIRNNRPISPRTNQEHNPDIELIIDLTDSGDNFVENSLLISPRKPVETTPQQTYSALHQRSQSTSPSRTQLTSSERTHSTSPQRTISPQSFNVNHVYSPRNSPSIEADDFRSRSPLGSPGAARRQKAASPLGSPRARSPRLTSPRINGHRGMNGYSTMDPGDRLDFNGFDEKGNGNLSDTEQPNSARSGRTDTSDWLSSSSGSVHAYNVARGNDEIADSGVDTELAEAIKNKVSEHFEIDSQQNTPRVEENPGDVTLTGQTNSGLGMCKSMSNDDLLTMLEAIGHQGKTLRDELINREQELMLMQVQSDDSNMGLGLAQKYEEDVEFLKRENEKLAKEVASAKTAVLPEREIVNTLLSEIGVMREKMDAVETTALSPRDNNSPRLDLDSGFKESVQRLSHSMDNLDQKLGMINQGSNSTSVDSLHDRGSLFASSPETKPPSGAFKHAELRWHDQEKALKEQIAAQRRKINELESMVTLTKNDNKDLQKKLDKASTNIANRVNEMDAMINETRNEMDTIQMENDELKEYRKKDKQTMKKLEEDIETLEKKIGNLQRENSSLTDQLQANMKKSQALEGTPGRLEALTKENTTLKEKLAAAGEEKKQLQQDCTKYIQRCREVESRASRNSSPQKTAPEHSPSKSSRPDSPTKQNTSSMSSPVKQSTSASRSPLKQNPPATSSPVKPNQFVTSTPVKHNVPVSGSSAKSNNGAPSVVTNGHPHNPAMVRAAAMTDVVSSPSVSPISTLKHDPRNVDDQRKSTSSPTKYIAEKPNRYVQGHLREEVSPERPSLNPGNRYQHHERIMIQAKHAMHEAENNPPVIEKKEQPIDLAELSLKYPELDRYSHKAWPDELTRVSPEEQSFEEVVERVSAVSKTLDSEMEKSIHLYQKMQTPKVQPISRVRLRSDESVRSSERSSEPRRTSADERRGDSEHRYTPPPRRTREERPESSKLGHRRTHSASGEKPEKSVAVDESSRHRQKQFGSLQNLSSRDRSAHHAVDHRNGPSGDATASSGRPVYRASSAERLANRGPPARAHQESTPSRTSPQEPNVQTPSRSSDIRNILQKRFGSAPLPPRMSAAMRVRKSDESTPTRPSGQYSDSRPTGHRGTAPVKVVHAPHEAVHQEQYQQTPLSAWNDDSNDRPRDRQRNRESMPRRRMYQNEEESRPSRSEERNPVGSRHESGLKYRDHMPNRESDRYVSREQFDVRDQRQPQTTPPVIMVTPPDEQLKEVPRARQYRRFSGSGPDTETRRAEESESPVYSRDRDGRPPSSHRRTPEMQQRNQAPERQQTRPRSQTPQRSPAKQSQDSGVRERHPSSPPRLRGQGDQPTRQQDMYETGQLVNWRDVARDYGVDVNDDDYPYFGVMNNEPQVQQANVPQYKDYDDPSGEPVVASSDADLVMDANGIYREIPEPSPKKPLYQSHRRAASLDNRNRSGPSRNQNSYGKYNGDSELNNNAAPPSAPLKGNPQLRDSPTHRSASSIGQMSSVSRTEPEPTEIPAYNTNDQIPPKLSASQIAYVDSLIEKYTRT
- the LOC135487207 gene encoding uncharacterized protein LOC135487207 isoform X1, which gives rise to MPSRQLVSDYSIQLYHAWLNSILNEEDLHIANLTELQDGVTLYHLIGILYPDSKDDHKFQASREKIAIQRLQGVLDLLYRNGVKISVGAHEILQGDTKALLDVLWGIILNFFIHTPERPPTQRTVRVAKRNLLDWCKQQQPDLAFNIHASLGKNFGKSDVLARIISTNCRVEESEELIEYLSNAVSATEDQLGIDKDILNPVDIIDGTIDEHALLVYLALVKRKSQLKGKSNDPTSTIPNGIPEVLNNPVLLNTNNLRRSPSPKPTSLRNSPTPETDSPRNSPIPKAASPRNSPIPKAASPRNSPIPKEASHRNSPIPKAASPRNSPIPKADSPRNSPAPKTDSPRNSPAPKTDSPRNSPIPKAASLRNSPIPVHRPVSPRQETSTPTEVCRPSPRYSLLNKVELDFDDNPITFEVPSSSTPRSSLTSPRRSPVPSPNRPLSPATNIRNNRPISPRTNQEHNPDIELIIDLTDSGDNFVENSLLISPRKPVETTPQQTYSALHQRSQSTSPSRTQLTSSERTHSTSPQRTISPQSFNVNHVYSPRNSPSIEADDFRSRSPLGSPGAARRQKAASPLGSPRARSPRLTSPRINGHRGMNGYSTMDPGDRLDFNGFDEKGNGNLSDTEQPNSARSGRTDTSDWLSSSSGSVHAYNVARGNDEIADSGVDTELAEAIKNKVSEHFEIDSQQNTPRVEENPGDVTLTGQTNSGLGMCKSMSNDDLLTMLEAIGHQGKTLRDELINREQELMLMQVQSDDSNMGLGLAQKYEEDVEFLKRENEKLAKEVASAKTAVLPEREIVNTLLSEIGVMREKMDAVETTALSPRDNNSPRLDLDSGFKESVQRLSHSMDNLDQKLGMINQGSNSTSVDSLHDRGSLFASSPETKPPSGAFKHAELRWHDQEKALKEQIAAQRRKINELESMVTLTKNDNKDLQKKLDKASTNIANRVNEMDAMINETRNEMDTIQMENDELKEYRKKDKQTMKKLEEDIETLEKKIGNLQRENSSLTDQLQANMKKSQALEGTPGRLEALTKENTTLKEKLAAAGEEKKQLQQDCTKYIQRCREVESRASRNSSPQKTAPEHSPSKSSRPDSPTKQNTSSMSSPVKQSTSASRSPLKQNPPATSSPVKPNQFVTSTPVKHNVPVSGSSAKSNNGAPSVVTNGHPHNPAMVRAAAMTDVVSSPSVSPISTLKHDPRNVDDQRKSTSSPTKYIAEKPNRYVQGHLREEVSPERPSLNPGNRYQHHERIMIQAKHAMHEAENNPPVIEKKEQPIDLAELSLKYPELDRYSHKAWPDELTRVSPEEQSFEEVVERVSAVSKTLDSEMEKSIHLYQKMQTPKVQPISRVRLRSDESVRSSERSSEPRRTSADERRGDSEHRYTPPPRRTREERPESSKLGHRRTHSASGEKPEKSVAVDESSRHRQKQFGSLQNLSSRDRSAHHAVDHRNGPSGDATASSGRPVYRASSAERLANRGPPARAHQESTPSRTSPQEPNVQTPSRSSDIRNILQKRFGSAPLPPRMSAAMRVRKSDESTPTRPSGQYSDSRPTGHRGTAPVKVVHAPHEAVHQEQYQQTPLSAWNDDSNDRPRDRQRNRESMPRRRMYQNEEESRPSRSEERNPVGSRHESGLKYRDHMPNRESDRYVSREQFDVRDQRQPQTTPPVIMVTPPDEQLKEVPRARQYRRFSGSGPDTETRRAEESESPVYSRDRDGRPPSSHRRTPEMQQRNQAPERQQTRPRSQTPQRSPAKQSQDSGVRERHPSSPPRLRGQGDQPTRQQDMYETGQLVNWRDVARDYGVDVNDDDYPYFGVMNNEPQVQQANVPQYKDYDDPSGEPVVASSDADLVMDANGIYREIPEPSPKKPLYQSHRRAASLDNRNRSGPSRNQNSYGKYNGDSELNNNAAPPSAPLKGNPQLRDSPTHRSASSIGQMSSVSRTEPEPTEIPAYNTNDQIPPKLSASQIAYVDSLIEKYTRT